A genome region from Populus alba chromosome 3, ASM523922v2, whole genome shotgun sequence includes the following:
- the LOC118062933 gene encoding protein arginine N-methyltransferase 1.6 translates to MIPLLSKTLTIPSLPLRCSTRLTLTPHSLFTRFTSTPTPTQTRPMSSDSIQRVFQLKLDPLTGNSEWVIIEDGNKEEEETFKSSSNALLATTSYLDMLNDDTRNRAFREAIDKTITKPCHVLDIGAGTGLLSMMAARAMGTCDDSKKGMVTACESYLPMVKLMRKVLNLNGMGKNVKIFNKRSDELQVGVDIPSRADVLVSEILDSELLGEGLIPTLQHAHDMLLVDNPLTVPYRATTYGQLVESTFLWKLHDLSNNEEEASDGIHLVPAGLDTILRVQAKQHPMHCDAISKEINLLSEPFKIFEFDFWKRPDSQGDSKLLIKATNDGRIHAVVSWWILQLDSEGTIFYSTAPRWITSPIATYTGNWCDHWKQCVWFIPGEGIPISKGEEVHLHAVHSDTSVSYNLATQATEIRECDSIAGDSHLTLCPERIAIYGDRKWRSCMLTALKNLLQARVHPLCVVADDSVFLSLLVAHLSKTSNVIALFPGLRERGVQYLKAVADANGITADRIEVFQKKKYLTLNDTKQKKVDLLIGEPYYYGNDGMLPWQNFRFWKERTMLDSVLAEDVLVMPCKATLKACAMSLPDLWKSHRCLSKIEDFDHSIVNNTLGACGDLPAPLEGPLLPFFIWQCGETKELSETFTIMEFDLSKSIGPCYGKAQVEFTEQGMCHGFVLWIDWVMDAKNSVVLTTGPDERYWKQGVKLLSQPVEVGGRGSSTGNCCSTLLEASFDPSSGELAVKHVWS, encoded by the exons ATGATTCCCCTGCTTTCCAAAACCCTAACAATCCCCTCTCTCCCTCTACGTTGCTCAACTCGCTTGACTCTCACTCCTCACTCACTATTCACCCGCTTCACTTCCACTCCAACTCCAACACAAACCCGACCCATGAGCTCTGACTCGATTCAGCGCGTCTTCCAGCTCAAACTCGACCCGCTCACTGGTAACTCTGAATGGGTCATCATCGAAGAcggaaacaaagaagaagaagaaacttttAAGAGTTCCAGCAATGCACTTCTAGCCACGACCTCGTATTTGGACATGCTCAATGACGATACTAGAAACAGAGCATTCCGTGAAGCCATTGACAAGACCATAACCAAACCTTGCCACGTCTTAGACATCGG GGCTGGAACAGGGCTGCTGTCAATGATGGCAGCAAGAGCAATGGGGACATGCGATGATAGCAAGAAGGGGATGGTAACAGCGTGTGAGTCATACCTTCCTATGgtgaaattaatgagaaaagtATTGAATTTAAATGGCATGGGAAAGAATGTTAAGATTTTTAACAAACGCTCTGATGAACTCCAAGTTGGTGTCGATATTCCTTCAAGAGCAGATGTTCTT GTTAGTGAGATACTAGACTCAGAGTTATTGGGTGAAGGGTTGATACCGACTCTACAGCATGCACATGACATGCTGCTGGTGGACAATCCACTGACTGTGCCGTATCGAGCTACGACTTATGGCCAG ttgGTTGAAAGCACGTTCCTGTGGAAGCTGCATGATCTATCTAATAATGAGGAAGAAGCCTCAGACGGCATTCATCTTGTTCCAGCTGGCTTGGACACAATTTTACGTGTCCAAGCAAAACAACATCCCATGCATTGTGATGCAATATCAAAAGAGATAAATCTG CTGTCAGAACCCTTCAAAATTTTTGAGTTTGACTTTTGGAAACGGCCAGACAGCCAAGGGGACTCTAAATTGCTCATCAAGGCAACTAATGATGGTAGAATTCATGCTGTAGTATCATG GTGGATTCTTCAGCTTGATTCGGAAGGGACAATCTTTTATTCCACTGCTCCTAGATGGATAACTTCACCAATAGCCACAT ATACTGGAAATTGGTGTGACCACTGGAAACAGTGTGTGTGGTTCATTCCAGGGGAAGGTATACCCATATCCAAGGGTGAAGAGGTTCATTTACATGCTGTTCATTCTGATACGAGTGTCTCATATAATCTTGCAACCCAAGCCACTGAGATTAGGGAATGTGATTCCATTGCTGGAGATTCTCACCTCACATTGTGTCCTGAAAGAATTGCAATCTATGGAGACAGGAAATGGAGGTCTTGCATGTTAACAGCTTTGAAGAATTTG TTGCAGGCAAGAGTTCACCCACTATGTGTTGTTGCGGATGATAGTGTTTTCTTATCACTTCTTGTAGCTCATCTCTCAAAAACTTCAAATGTGATAGCTCTGTTTCCTGGGTTGCGAGAGAGGGGTGTGCAGTATTTGAAGGCAGTTGCTGATGCTAATGGCATCACAGCAGATCGTATAGAAgtttttcaaaagaagaaatacTTGACTCTGAATGATACTAAGCAGAAGAAG GTTGATCTATTGATTGGAGAACCATACTATTATGGAAACGATGGGATGCTTCCATGGCAAAACTTTCGGTTTTG GAAGGAACGGACTATGCTTGACTCTGTCCTTgctgaagatgtgttagtaatGCCCTGTAAAGCAACGCTGAAGGCTTGTGCGATGTCCCTTCCA GATCTTTGGAAAAGTCATCGTTGCTTAAGCAAGATAGAAGACTTTGACCATTCAATTGTAAATAACACCTTAGGAGCCTGTGGTGACTTACCCGCACCACTAGAGGGTCCACTTCTGCCTTTCTTTATATGGCAGTGTGGGGAGACTAAG GAACTTAGTGAGACGTTTACCATCATGGAATTTGATTTGTCAAAATCTATTGGTCCATGCTATGGAAAAGCCCAG GTTGAATTTACTGAGCAAGGGATGTGCCATGGATTTGTGCTTTGGATTGATTGGGTGATGGATGCGAAGAATTCTGTTGTGCTAACTACAGGGCCAg ATGAGAGATATTGGAAGCAAGGAGTGAAGCTTCTGTCACAGCCTGTGGAAGTTGGAGGTCGTGGATCGAGCACGGGTAACTGTTGTTCTACACTATTAGAAGCATCCTTCGATCCATCAAGCGGTGAACTCGCTGTAAAACATGTTTGGTCATAA
- the LOC118062934 gene encoding chaperone protein dnaJ 13 isoform X2 encodes MKQIATVNFQRICEAYEILSDEYKRQIYDIYGMEGITSGLELGPKLNKVEELKEELQRLRKKKEEEKMFAHFRPSGTILAHLSMPQFLDGDGIMRGMAMASEVQSQLSKRTAIAMGGNLEVNGNSGGGAASTVLRHQLSPVSSIELVASAGLRALIGVQTTRNLSSHSTATIAIAKSLRDGSINLSNTWTRQLSETANGNIQLLLGPESSIAVGWQKKEEKMSASGELKIGTSSFAASAHYTCRFSSKSHGRIAGRFGSTMLEVEAGGGRKLSNFSTVRMLYTIGIQGIFWKFELHRGGQKLIIPMLLSRHLNPVFAIGAFVIPTSLYFLLKKFVVKSYYLQREKQKTSEIKERSSAQVREARIAAEKAQQLLQTVANRKRSRQLETNGLVITKAVYGNSKALKKADKSREVNNESASEVIDVTIPLNFLINDSGQLQLHEGVKKSGIMGFCDPCPGEPKLLHVEYTYGGQIFEVEVDDYAALLIPENPRV; translated from the exons ATGAAGCAAATAGCCACAGTGAACTTTCAACGAATATGTGAAGCTTATGAAATATTATCGGATGAGTATAAAAGGCAAATATATGACATATATGGCATGGAAGGTATAACTTCTGGTCTGGAGCTTGGTCCGAAGCTCAATAAAGTAGAAGAGTTGAAGGAAGAGCTTCAAAGGTTgcgaaagaagaaggaagaagagaagatgtTTGCGCATTTTCGACCTTCTGGCACTATACTCGCCCATTTGTCCATGCCACAGTTTCTGGACGGTGATGGCATTATGCGAGG aatgGCTATGGCTAGCGAAGTTCAATCTCAATTATCTAAACGTACTGCGATTGCTATGGGTGGCAATTTGGAAGTTAATGGAAATTCTGGTGGTGGAGCTGCTTCGACTGTGCTCAGGCACCAGCTTTCTCCAGTCTCATCCATAGAACTCGTAGCATCAGCTGGTTTACGAGCACTTATTGGTGTGCAAACAACACG TAACCTATCTTCACACTCAACGGCTACAATTGCCATAGCAAAGTCTCTGAGGGATGGCTCAATTAATCTTTCCAATACCTGGACCCGCCAACTCTCTGAAACGGCAAATGGAAAT ATACAGCTTTTATTAGGTCCTGAATCATCTATAGCAGTTGGATGGCAAAAGAAGGAGGAAAAAATGTCTGCTTCTGGAGAGCTGAAG ATTGGCACAAGTTCTTTTGCCGCATCAGCACATTATACTTGTCGCTTTTCTTCAAAGTCTCATGGTCGTATTGCAGGTAGATTTGGAAG CACTATGTTAGAGGTTGAAGCTGGCGGGGGAAGGAAATTGTCTAATTTCAGCACAGTTCGAATGCTGTATACAATTGGAATTCAG GGCATCTTTTGGAAGTTTGAATTGCACCGTGGAGGACAAAAGTTGATTATTCCT ATGTTGCTGTCCAGGCATTTGAATCCAGTGTTTGCAATTGGAGCATTTGTAATTCCAACGTCTCTTTACTTCCTACTCAAG AAATTCGTAGTCAAATCTTATTACCTTCAAAGGGAAAAGCAGAAGACTTCAGAAATTAAAGAGAGATCTTCTGCCCAG GTTCGAGAAGCAAGGATCGCGGCAGAAAAGGCACAGCAATTATTACAAACTGTGGCCAATAGGAAAAGAAGTAGGCAGTTAGAAACAAATGGACTTGTAATCACTAAAGCAGTGTATGGAAATAGTAAAGCTTTGAAGAAAGCAGATAAATCAAGAGAAGTAAACAACGAATCAGCTTCAGAAGTCATTGATGTTACAATACCTCTTAATTTCCTCATTAATGATTCTGGCCAGCTGCAG CTTCATGAGGGTGTAAAGAAGTCAGGAATTATGGGCTTCTGCGATCCTTGTCCAGGAGAACCTAAGCTTTTGCATGTGGAGTACACTTATGGTGGCCAAATATTTGAG gTGGAGGTTGATGATTATGCAGCATTGTTGATACCCGAGAATCCCAGAGTATGA
- the LOC118062934 gene encoding chaperone protein dnaJ 13 isoform X1 — protein sequence MEEEEAGPPKRELYALLQVSPEATDEEIRKAYRHWAQVYHPDKYQDFHMKQIATVNFQRICEAYEILSDEYKRQIYDIYGMEGITSGLELGPKLNKVEELKEELQRLRKKKEEEKMFAHFRPSGTILAHLSMPQFLDGDGIMRGMAMASEVQSQLSKRTAIAMGGNLEVNGNSGGGAASTVLRHQLSPVSSIELVASAGLRALIGVQTTRNLSSHSTATIAIAKSLRDGSINLSNTWTRQLSETANGNIQLLLGPESSIAVGWQKKEEKMSASGELKIGTSSFAASAHYTCRFSSKSHGRIAGRFGSTMLEVEAGGGRKLSNFSTVRMLYTIGIQGIFWKFELHRGGQKLIIPMLLSRHLNPVFAIGAFVIPTSLYFLLKKFVVKSYYLQREKQKTSEIKERSSAQVREARIAAEKAQQLLQTVANRKRSRQLETNGLVITKAVYGNSKALKKADKSREVNNESASEVIDVTIPLNFLINDSGQLQLHEGVKKSGIMGFCDPCPGEPKLLHVEYTYGGQIFEVEVDDYAALLIPENPRV from the exons atggaggaagaagaggCGGGACCGCCGAAGAGAGAACTGTACGCACTGCTCCAAGTGTCACCGGAAGCCACCGACGAAGAAATCAGAAAGGCTTATCGACATTGGGCTCAAGTTTATCATCCTGACAAGTACCAGGACTTTCAT ATGAAGCAAATAGCCACAGTGAACTTTCAACGAATATGTGAAGCTTATGAAATATTATCGGATGAGTATAAAAGGCAAATATATGACATATATGGCATGGAAGGTATAACTTCTGGTCTGGAGCTTGGTCCGAAGCTCAATAAAGTAGAAGAGTTGAAGGAAGAGCTTCAAAGGTTgcgaaagaagaaggaagaagagaagatgtTTGCGCATTTTCGACCTTCTGGCACTATACTCGCCCATTTGTCCATGCCACAGTTTCTGGACGGTGATGGCATTATGCGAGG aatgGCTATGGCTAGCGAAGTTCAATCTCAATTATCTAAACGTACTGCGATTGCTATGGGTGGCAATTTGGAAGTTAATGGAAATTCTGGTGGTGGAGCTGCTTCGACTGTGCTCAGGCACCAGCTTTCTCCAGTCTCATCCATAGAACTCGTAGCATCAGCTGGTTTACGAGCACTTATTGGTGTGCAAACAACACG TAACCTATCTTCACACTCAACGGCTACAATTGCCATAGCAAAGTCTCTGAGGGATGGCTCAATTAATCTTTCCAATACCTGGACCCGCCAACTCTCTGAAACGGCAAATGGAAAT ATACAGCTTTTATTAGGTCCTGAATCATCTATAGCAGTTGGATGGCAAAAGAAGGAGGAAAAAATGTCTGCTTCTGGAGAGCTGAAG ATTGGCACAAGTTCTTTTGCCGCATCAGCACATTATACTTGTCGCTTTTCTTCAAAGTCTCATGGTCGTATTGCAGGTAGATTTGGAAG CACTATGTTAGAGGTTGAAGCTGGCGGGGGAAGGAAATTGTCTAATTTCAGCACAGTTCGAATGCTGTATACAATTGGAATTCAG GGCATCTTTTGGAAGTTTGAATTGCACCGTGGAGGACAAAAGTTGATTATTCCT ATGTTGCTGTCCAGGCATTTGAATCCAGTGTTTGCAATTGGAGCATTTGTAATTCCAACGTCTCTTTACTTCCTACTCAAG AAATTCGTAGTCAAATCTTATTACCTTCAAAGGGAAAAGCAGAAGACTTCAGAAATTAAAGAGAGATCTTCTGCCCAG GTTCGAGAAGCAAGGATCGCGGCAGAAAAGGCACAGCAATTATTACAAACTGTGGCCAATAGGAAAAGAAGTAGGCAGTTAGAAACAAATGGACTTGTAATCACTAAAGCAGTGTATGGAAATAGTAAAGCTTTGAAGAAAGCAGATAAATCAAGAGAAGTAAACAACGAATCAGCTTCAGAAGTCATTGATGTTACAATACCTCTTAATTTCCTCATTAATGATTCTGGCCAGCTGCAG CTTCATGAGGGTGTAAAGAAGTCAGGAATTATGGGCTTCTGCGATCCTTGTCCAGGAGAACCTAAGCTTTTGCATGTGGAGTACACTTATGGTGGCCAAATATTTGAG gTGGAGGTTGATGATTATGCAGCATTGTTGATACCCGAGAATCCCAGAGTATGA